The following proteins are encoded in a genomic region of Schistocerca serialis cubense isolate TAMUIC-IGC-003099 chromosome 9, iqSchSeri2.2, whole genome shotgun sequence:
- the LOC126419196 gene encoding dynein light chain 1, cytoplasmic: MSDRKAVIKNADMSEEMQQDAVDCATQALEKYNIEKDIAAYIKKEFDKKYNPTWHCIVGRNFGSYVTHETRHFIYFYLGQVAILLFKSG; the protein is encoded by the exons ATGTCTGACCGAAAAGCAGTGATAAAAAATGCTGATATGTCTGAGGAGATGCAGCAGGATGCAGTAGATTGTGCAACACAAGCATTAGAAAAATATAACATTGAAAAG GACATAGCAGCTTATATTAAGAAAGAATTTGATAAGAAGTACAACCCAACGTGGCACTGCATTGTGGGCCGCAACTTTGGAAGTTATGTGACCCACGAGACACGACACTTTATCTACTTTTATTTAGGACAGGTAGCGATACTGCTGTTCAAGAGCGGGTAA